In Glycine max cultivar Williams 82 chromosome 7, Glycine_max_v4.0, whole genome shotgun sequence, a single window of DNA contains:
- the LOC100810453 gene encoding putative cyclic nucleotide-gated ion channel 8: protein MFESSYKSQYIGGQKEKFVRLDDLDSNCSMPSSSRGMKKLRFNLDSLPIPLPGRGRKRASKSFRLGMKKSSDGLKTFGRSLKTGVTTWAVFPEDLKVSEKKVFDPQDKNLLYWNKFFEILCIVSIACDPFFFYLPYFNHKSFCLAIDNSLASFAVTMRTICDFIYLLRISFQFRTAYIAPSSRVFGRGELVIDPRKIAKRYLKRYFIIDFISVLPMPQIVVWKYLYRSGRVEVLETKTSMLRIVILQYFPRFLRFLPLASEVKKTAGVFSENALLGAMYYLIWYMLASHITGSVWYLLAIERNGTCWKDACKEVEGCNTHFLYCGNSNKHRSGYDTWRNISETVLRSRCFVEGDASEFNYGIFSQAIQSDIVASVEVFPKFCYCLWWGLQNLSTLGQGLLTSTYPGEVMFSIVIAIMGLILFALLIGNMQTYLQSMSVRLEEMRIQRRDSEQWMHHRLLPPELRERVRRYEQYKWLNTRGVDEESLVQSLPKDLRRDIKRHLCLNLVRRVPLFANMDERLLDAICERLKPSLYTEGTYIVREGDPVNEMHFIIRGRLESVTTDGGRSGFFNRGLLKEADFCGEELLTWALDPKSAASLPTSTRTVKAINEVEAFALEAEELKFVASQFRHIRSRQVQHTFRFYSQQWRTWAAIYIQAAWRRHCRRKIAEHRRREEEEFCDSDYENSDDSAKALVRHRDTSFSSSKPGLGTTIYASRFAANALRGHRLCDSSSREMIKLQKPPEPDFGDIDDN from the exons ATGTTTGAATCTAGTTACAAGTCACAGTATATTGGAGGCCAGAAGGAGAAGTTCGTAAG GTTGGATGATCTGGATTCGAATTGTTCTATGCCATCAAGCTCAAGGGGgatgaaaaaattaagattCAATTTAGATTCTCTGCCTATTCCTCTTCCTGGTCGTGGAAGAAAAAGAGCATCGAAATCATTTAGGCTAGGAATGAAGAAGAGTTCAGATGGACTAAAGACATTTGGAAGATCACTAAAGACTGGAGTGACTACTTGGGCAGTGTTCCCAGAAGATCTTAAAGTGTCTGAGAAAAAAGTATTTGATCCTCAAGATAAGAACCTTCTTTATTGGAACAAGTTTTTTGAGATTCTGTGCATTGTTTCTATAGCATGCGATCCCTTCTTCTTTTACCTTCCTTATTTCAACCACAAATCATTTTGCCTCGCCATAGATAACAGCCTAGCAAGTTTTGCTGTCACAATGAGAACAATATGTGATTTCATTTATCTCCTCCGCATAAGTTTTCAATTCCGCACCGCCTACATTGCGCCTTCATCTCGGGTATTTGGACGAGGTGAACTTGTTATAGATCCTAGAAAGATTGCCAAGAGATATTTAAAACGTTACTTCATCATTGACTTCATTTCTGTGTTGCCTATGCCACAG ATTGTAGTGTGGAAATATCTTTACAGATCAGGACGTGTAGAGGTATTGGAAACAAAAACATCAATGTTGAGAATTGTGATCCTGCAATATTTTCCAAGATTTCTACGCTTTTTACCTTTAGCTTCAGAAGTTAAAAAGACAGCAGGTGTTTTCTCTGAGAACGCATTGCTCGGTGCCATGTACTATTTGATCTGGTATATGCTTGCTAGTCAT ATAACTGGGTCTGTCTGGTACTTACTAGCCATTGAACGTAATGGCACCTGCTGGAAGGATGCTTGTAAAGAAGTTGAAGGATGCAATACACATTTCTTGTACTGTGGGAATTCGAACAAGCATAGGTCAGGGTATGATACTTGGAGAAATATCAGCGAGACTGTTCTGAGAAGTCGTTGCTTTGTTGAAGGTGATGCCTCAGAATTTAACTATGGAATCTTCTCTCAAGCTATACAGTCTGATATTGTTGCCTCCGTAGAAGTTTTTCCTAAATTCTGTTACTGTTTGTGGTGGGGCCTTCAAAACTTGAG TACACTTGGTCAGGGGCTTCTAACCAGTACCTACCCTGGAGAGGTTATGTTTTCCATTGTAATAGCTATTATGGGACTTATCCTTTTTGCTCTTCTGATTGGAAACATGCAG ACCTACCTTCAATCAATGTCAGTTCGTCTTGAGGAAATGAGGATCCAAAGACGTGACTCTGAGCAGTGGATGCATCATCGCTTGCTTCCTCCAGAGCTAAGGGAAAGAGTGAGACGCTATGAGCAATACAAGTGGCTGAACACCCGAGGTGTAGATGAAGAGAGCTTAGTTCAGAGTCTTCCAAAAGATCTCCGGAGAGATATCAAAAGGCATCTTTGTTTGAATTTAGTCAGAAGG GTTCCTCTCTTTGCCAACATGGATGAACGTTTGCTTGATGCTATATGTGAGCGATTGAAGCCTAGTTTATATACAGAGGGCACTTACATAGTGAGGGAAGGAGACCCAGTTAATGAGATGCATTTCATCATACGTGGGCGTTTAGAGAGTGTTACTACAGATGGTGGAAGAAGTGGATTTTTCAACAGAGGTCTTCTGAAGGAAGCTGACTTTTGTGGAGAAGAGCTACTAACATGGGCATTGGACCCCAAATCTGCTGCTAGCTTGCCAACATCCACAAGGACAGTGAAAGCTATAAATGAGGTGGAAGCATTTGCTTTGGAAGCAGAGGAGTTGAAGTTTGTTGCTTCCCAGTTTAGGCACATTCGCAGCAGACAGGTTCAGCACACCTTCCGTTTCTATTCGCAGCAGTGGAGAACGTGGGCTGCTATCTACATTCAAGCTGCGTGGAGGAGGCATTGCAGGAGAAAGATTGCAGAACATCGCAGGAGGGAGGAAGAAGAATTCTGTGACTCTGATTATGAAAACAGTGATGATTCAGCAAAGGCCTTGGTCAGGCATAGAGAtacttctttttcctcttctaaGCCTGGACTTGGAACAACCATCTACGCTTCTCGCTTTGCTGCTAATGCTCTTCGTGGTCATAGGCTTTGTGATTCAAGTTCGAGGGAGATgatcaaacttcaaaagccccCGGAACCTGACTTTGGTGATATTGATGATAACTGA
- the LOC100797324 gene encoding ACT domain-containing protein ACR11 produces MTLAMAVWSAGLHFSAARSSLRPLEKTICTAPFLKASSGFAATKPFCILNTTRLSYSGTTIIPRAAPVTDVKDGNQGETDTIPTPVVIIDQDSDPDATVVEITFGDRLGALLDTMNALKNLGLNVVKANVFLDSSGKHNKFSITKADTGRKVEEPELLEAIRLTIINNLIQYHPESSSQLALGAAFGLLPPKEQVDVDIATHINISDDGPDRSMLYVETADRPGLLVDLVKIITDINIAVESGEFDTEGLLAKAKFHVSYNGKAISKPLQQVLANSLRYFLRRPTTEESSF; encoded by the exons atgactcTGGCTATGGCTGTTTGGAGTGCTGGTCTTCACTTCAGTGCTGCTCGTAGTAGCTTGAGACCTTTGGAGAAAACCATTTGCACTGCCCCTTTCTTGAAGGCGTCATCTGGGTTTGCTGCTACTAAGCCATTCTGCATCCTTAACACAACAAG ATTGTCATATTCTGGAACTACAATTATCCCTCGAGCAGCACCTGTTACTGATGTGAAG GATGGGAATCAAGGTGAGACTGATACCATTCCAACTCCCGTAGTTATAATTGACCAAGACTCTGATCCCGATGCTACCGTGGTGGAGATAACTTTTGGTGATCGGCTTGGGGCACTTCTTGACACA ATGAATGCATTAAAAAACTTAGGTCTCAATGTTGTTAAGGCAAATGTCTTTCTGGATTCATCTGGCAAGCACAACAAGTTCTCCATCACAAAAGC TGATACTGGCAGAAAAGTGGAAGAGCCAGAGTTGTTAGAGGCAATTCGtttaacaattataaataatcTTATTCAGTACCACCCG GAATCAAGTTCCCAGTTAGCATTGGGAGCAGCTTTTGGACTTCTGCCTCCAAAAGAGCAG GTTGACGTAGACATAGCAACCCACATAAACATTTCTGATGATGGCCCAGATCGAAG catGCTGTATGTGGAGACAGCTGATCGGCCTGGATTACTGGTTGATCTTGTAAAGATTATTACTGACATTAACATTGCTGTTGAATCAGGAGAATTTGACACTGAG GGGCTCTTGGCTAAGGCAAAGTTTCATGTCAGCTACAACGGTAAAGCAATCAGCAAGCCTCTCCAGCAG GTTCTTGCTAACAGCTTGAGATATTTCTTGAGGCGTCCGACAACTGAGGAATCTAGTTTTTGA
- the LOC100799977 gene encoding probable N-acetyltransferase HLS1, with the protein MSLKIAAEIYPKSPSETVKEPLVVVKEYDEDRHKVAVERLERLCEVGQSGKPSLVTDLMGDPICRIRHFQLHVMLVAEYGEEGEVVGVIRVCVKTVTRGNSVYIKLAYILGLRVSPRHRRFGIGTKLVEHLEEWCKKKGAKYAYMATDCTNEPSVNLFTKKCGYSKFRTLTILVQPVHAHYKPISSNVAVLHLPPRLAGSIYNHMFANSEFYPKDIELILSNKLNLGTFMAIPKKYLSRCDPKRGILPPSYAILSVWNTKDVFKLQVKGVSPLAHACCVGTRLLDEWMPWLRLPSFPDVFRPFGVYFLYGLHMEGKRGAQLMKSLCGFVHNMARDDGGCGAIVAELGQRDPVRDAVPHWSKFSWAEDMWCIKNLEDTKKDIQESDWFTSRSSSPVIFVDPRDF; encoded by the exons ATGTCTCTAAAAATAGCAGcagaaatttatccaaaatcACCATCAGAGACAGTGAAGGAGCCTTTGGTGGTGGTAAAGGAATATGATGAAGATAGACACAAGGTCGCTGTAGAGAGACTTGAGAGGCTTTGTGAAGTTGGGCAGAGTGGAAAGCCTTCTCTTGTCACTGACCTCATGGGAGACCCCATATGCCGTATCCGTCACTTTCAGTTGCATGTCATGCTG GTTGCAGAATatggagaagaaggagaagttgTTGGGGTGATAAGGGTGTGTGTGAAAACAGTTACCAGAGGGAATTCGGTTTATATAAAACTGGCCTATATCTTGGGGCTCAGAGTCTCCCCTCGACACAG GAGATTTGGCATTGGCACAAAACTAGTTGAACATTTAGAAGAGTGGTGCAAGAAAAAAGGGGCTAAGTATGCATATATGGCAACTGATTGTACCAATGAGCCATCCGTGAATTTGTTCACAAAAAAATGTGGGTATTCAAAGTTCAGGACTCTAACCATACTAGTGCAACCTGTGCATGCTCACTACAAGCCAATTAGCTCCAATGTTGCTGTGCTTCACCTTCCACCACGCTTAGCCGGGTCCATATATAACCATATGTTTGCCAATTCAGAATTTTACCCTAAGGACATAGAGTTAATTTTGTCAAACAAGCTGAATTTGGGCACTTTCATGGCCATCCCCAAGAAGTACTTGTCTAGGTGTGATCCGAAAAGGGGCATTCTCCCTCCAAGCTATGCAATATTGAGCGTGTGGAACACCAAAGATGTGTTCAAGTTGCAAGTGAAGGGTGTGTCACCATTGGCACATGCTTGCTGCGTAGGTACAAGGTTGTTGGATGAATGGATGCCATGGCTAAGGCTACCTTCATTTCCTGATGTTTTTAGGCCATTTGGGGTTTATTTTCTCTATGGACTACACATGGAGGGAAAGCGTGGTGCGCAACTAATGAAGTCCCTATGTGGATTCGTGCACAACATGGCTAGAGATGATGGTGGTTGTGGGGCCATTGTGGCTGAGCTGGGCCAAAGGGACCCAGTTAGAGATGCAGTCCCACATTGGAGCAAGTTCTCGTGGGCAGAGGACATGTGGTGCATTAAGAATCTTGAGGACACTAAGAAGGATATCCAAGAATCTGATTGGTTCACTTCTAGATCCTCTTCCCCAGTGATATTTGTTGATCCTCGAGATTTTTGA